From the Leptospira sp. WS60.C2 genome, one window contains:
- a CDS encoding DUF1554 domain-containing protein, whose protein sequence is MFLTATPYNAAFGGIIEANNNYSVVANKPSARSHKALLVDDINRITCTSVNCVSGGHKEQIDWVLAPNTVSVSINTSNFVFISDVNGVFTVHY, encoded by the coding sequence ATGTTTCTTACAGCAACGCCATACAATGCTGCCTTCGGAGGCATTATCGAAGCTAATAATAATTACTCCGTTGTTGCGAATAAACCATCGGCGAGATCACATAAGGCTTTGTTAGTAGACGATATCAATCGAATAACGTGTACGAGTGTAAATTGTGTTTCAGGCGGTCATAAAGAACAAATTGACTGGGTACTTGCTCCGAATACAGTATCTGTTTCTATCAACACATCCAATTTTGTTTTTATTTCAGATGTAAATGGAGTGTTTACGGTACATTATTGA